In Companilactobacillus allii, one genomic interval encodes:
- a CDS encoding ROK family glucokinase, with protein sequence MTEKKLIGVDLGGTTIKFAILTAAGEIQQKWSIETNILSDGQLIIPDIIESINHHIKMYSMEADQFSGIGLGSPGTINAKEGTIKGAFNLNWKNEVYPVRDIEAGTGIPVVIENDANVAALGERWQGAGNNADDVVFVTLGTGVGGGIIAGGQLIHGANGAAGEIGHVTVDPHGFMCTCGKRGCLETIASATGIVHVARDRASEYAGDSELKIMLDDGQDISAKDVFDLAKKGDDLALIVADYVCDSLGFALANIANSLNPKYVIIGGGVSAAGDFLLKKVEKAMRANEFATIKDSTKAKLASLGNGAGVIGAASLIKVD encoded by the coding sequence GTGACAGAAAAGAAATTAATCGGTGTTGACCTTGGTGGTACAACAATTAAATTTGCAATTCTAACAGCTGCAGGTGAAATTCAACAAAAGTGGAGTATTGAAACAAATATTCTTTCTGATGGTCAGTTAATTATTCCTGATATTATTGAATCAATTAATCATCATATTAAAATGTACAGTATGGAAGCTGATCAATTTAGTGGTATTGGATTGGGTTCACCAGGTACTATTAATGCTAAAGAAGGTACTATCAAAGGCGCCTTTAACTTAAATTGGAAAAATGAAGTTTATCCTGTTAGAGATATTGAAGCAGGTACTGGTATTCCCGTAGTTATTGAGAATGATGCAAATGTTGCTGCTCTTGGTGAAAGATGGCAAGGTGCTGGTAATAACGCTGACGATGTAGTATTTGTTACATTAGGTACAGGTGTTGGTGGCGGTATTATTGCTGGTGGTCAATTGATTCATGGTGCTAATGGTGCTGCCGGTGAAATCGGACATGTTACTGTTGATCCACATGGTTTCATGTGTACATGTGGTAAAAGAGGTTGTCTTGAAACAATCGCTTCTGCTACAGGTATTGTTCACGTTGCTAGAGATCGTGCATCTGAATATGCTGGTGATTCTGAGCTAAAGATTATGCTTGATGATGGACAGGATATTTCAGCTAAGGATGTATTTGACTTGGCAAAGAAGGGTGACGATCTTGCATTGATCGTTGCTGACTATGTATGTGATTCACTAGGATTCGCATTAGCTAATATTGCTAATTCATTGAATCCTAAGTATGTGATTATTGGTGGAGGCGTTTCTGCTGCCGGTGATTTCCTACTTAAAAAGGTTGAAAAAGCCATGCGTGCTAATGAGTTTGCAACTATTAAGGATTCAACAAAAGCTAAGTTAGCAAGTCTTGGAAATGGTGC